Proteins co-encoded in one Christiangramia fulva genomic window:
- a CDS encoding NAD(P)/FAD-dependent oxidoreductase produces the protein MSRTQIIIVGGGLAGLTAAIHLSRHQLKVLLIEKNEFPHHKVCGEYLSAEVKLYLEKLGLDIFSLGPKEISRLEFSTTEGKKIDAQLDLGGIGISRYTLDNYFFQKARELGCEILHESVENIEYKNETFSVSLNNGLILKADFVLGAFGKRSLLDRKLDRRFQQKASNWLAVKAHYKNKSFPDDLVALHNFNGGYCGLSKIENGEVNACYLATFESFKKYRDTADFQKNVLMKNRYLKEFFSNSEMSFQKELTIAQINFHSKEQIKDHVIMLGDAAGLIHPLCGNGMAMAIHSAKIASEVLLEFFKRKDIKRASVEKNYEERWKEQFNGRMFAGRLLQKILMNHSATYFSQQIIDLFPGIMPAIVKQTHGNPIA, from the coding sequence ATGAGTAGAACCCAAATAATAATTGTTGGTGGGGGACTGGCCGGACTTACGGCCGCTATTCATCTGTCTCGGCATCAACTCAAGGTGTTACTTATTGAGAAGAATGAATTCCCGCACCATAAAGTTTGTGGCGAATACCTTTCCGCAGAAGTAAAGCTTTATCTGGAAAAACTGGGATTAGATATTTTTAGTTTAGGTCCAAAAGAAATCTCCCGCCTGGAATTTAGCACCACAGAGGGTAAGAAAATCGATGCTCAACTGGATCTTGGTGGAATTGGAATTAGCAGGTATACACTTGACAATTATTTTTTTCAGAAGGCCCGCGAGTTGGGTTGTGAAATTCTTCATGAAAGCGTTGAAAATATTGAATATAAAAACGAAACCTTTAGTGTTTCACTGAATAATGGCCTTATTCTTAAGGCCGATTTTGTTCTGGGCGCTTTCGGAAAAAGATCTTTACTGGATCGCAAACTCGATCGCCGTTTTCAGCAAAAAGCCTCCAATTGGCTGGCGGTAAAGGCACATTACAAAAATAAGAGTTTTCCCGATGATCTTGTGGCTCTTCATAATTTCAATGGTGGTTACTGCGGGCTTTCAAAAATTGAAAACGGGGAAGTAAACGCCTGCTACCTGGCTACTTTTGAAAGTTTTAAAAAATACAGGGATACTGCTGATTTTCAGAAAAATGTTCTTATGAAAAACAGGTACCTCAAGGAATTTTTCAGTAATTCAGAGATGAGCTTTCAAAAAGAACTGACGATTGCACAGATAAATTTCCATTCAAAAGAGCAAATAAAAGATCATGTGATCATGCTTGGCGATGCCGCGGGTCTTATTCACCCACTCTGCGGAAATGGAATGGCAATGGCTATACATAGTGCAAAAATCGCCTCAGAAGTCTTATTGGAATTTTTCAAAAGAAAAGACATTAAAAGGGCTTCAGTTGAAAAGAATTATGAGGAGCGGTGGAAAGAACAATTTAACGGAAGAATGTTCGCCGGCAGGCTGCTTCAAAAGATTTTGATGAACCATTCAGCTACTTATTTTTCACAGCAGATCATCGATCTTTTTCCCGGAATTATGCCGGCAATTGTAAAACAAACCCACGGAAATCCTATCGCATGA
- a CDS encoding DUF1835 domain-containing protein, whose amino-acid sequence MENKTLHLVNGDSLAEKVTDLNLKGEVIVWRELLCEGPTLQEINSDFFKLRKKFLKKAYSISAEEYDKRFVSEIKRLKALGKLDEIVLWFEFDLFCHINMLAAINLLREIQKDVPITLVCSRKLIGEKEFKPLSQLDLNELENHYKNRIDLTVDDLEIATLIWELYCSDNPLKLKPQIKVKSNFEYLSSCVRAHVERFPNSVTGINSLEKNVLRLIENHDIKNENHLLGYVLEYQGYYGYSDAQMQRLLKKLNIFYEEKDGRIQVSEKGRLALEGKHNFYQELKNDEYYGGARIYDFLYESETHRLLKL is encoded by the coding sequence ATGGAAAACAAAACCCTACACCTCGTGAACGGTGATAGTCTTGCAGAAAAGGTTACAGACCTCAATCTGAAAGGTGAAGTGATCGTTTGGCGGGAACTTTTGTGTGAAGGACCAACGCTTCAGGAAATAAATTCTGATTTTTTTAAATTGAGAAAGAAATTTCTGAAGAAAGCATATTCCATATCTGCTGAAGAATATGATAAGCGTTTTGTTTCCGAAATAAAAAGGCTGAAAGCGCTTGGTAAATTAGATGAAATTGTTCTGTGGTTCGAATTTGACCTTTTTTGCCATATCAATATGCTTGCCGCCATTAATCTGCTTAGAGAGATCCAGAAAGATGTTCCCATAACTCTGGTTTGCAGCAGGAAACTCATTGGAGAAAAAGAATTCAAACCCCTTTCGCAGTTAGACCTTAATGAGCTCGAAAATCATTATAAAAACCGGATTGACCTTACTGTTGACGATCTTGAAATCGCTACTTTGATTTGGGAATTGTACTGTAGCGATAATCCATTGAAATTAAAACCACAAATCAAGGTTAAATCTAATTTCGAATATTTATCCAGTTGTGTAAGGGCTCATGTTGAAAGATTTCCGAACAGCGTTACCGGAATAAATTCACTTGAAAAAAATGTGCTTCGCCTCATTGAAAACCACGATATAAAAAATGAGAATCACCTTTTGGGATATGTCCTGGAATACCAGGGATACTATGGATATAGTGACGCCCAAATGCAAAGGCTTCTAAAAAAACTTAATATATTCTATGAAGAAAAAGATGGCAGGATCCAGGTTTCTGAAAAAGGCCGCCTCGCGCTGGAAGGAAAACACAATTTTTATCAGGAATTAAAAAATGATGAATATTACGGTGGTGCCCGCATCTATGACTTTCTTTACGAATCTGAGACACACCGACTTTTAAAATTGTAA
- a CDS encoding translation initiation factor, translated as MAKKKLGLENLSGFVFSTDENFNEKEYLEEGNYETPAPGEQELEAHFSNKGRGGKTVTIIKGFQGKEDDLAALGKSLKKKCGVGGSVKDGEIIIQGDDREKIMSILRKEGYKVKRVGG; from the coding sequence ATGGCTAAGAAGAAGTTAGGACTTGAAAATTTAAGTGGATTTGTATTTTCCACCGATGAAAATTTTAATGAAAAAGAGTATCTGGAAGAAGGTAATTACGAAACTCCCGCTCCCGGTGAACAGGAACTGGAAGCTCATTTCAGCAATAAAGGCAGGGGCGGAAAAACCGTCACTATTATTAAAGGATTCCAGGGAAAAGAAGACGATCTTGCCGCATTAGGTAAAAGTTTGAAGAAGAAATGTGGCGTTGGAGGATCGGTAAAAGATGGCGAGATCATTATTCAGGGCGATGACCGTGAAAAGATAATGAGCATTCTTAGAAAAGAAGGTTATAAAGTAAAACGCGTTGGAGGTTAG
- a CDS encoding OmpA family protein: MKKAINRIFVILLASSVLLSCDAVKNANNKQKGAVIGATGGAVVGGVIGNNTGEGNTALGAIIGGVVGGTAGAIIGNKMDKQAKKIEEEIPGAEVERVGEGINVTFDENSGVYFATDKYNINDASQQTLNKLAGILKEYPNTNILVEGHTDSVGSESYNLTLSKNRAQAVTNYLVDKGISGSRFTTKWYGESQPKYDNSTTEGRAKNRRVEMAIIANEEMVENAKQQASEKEGNQN, from the coding sequence ATGAAAAAAGCAATAAACAGAATATTCGTAATCCTTTTGGCAAGTTCAGTACTGCTGAGCTGCGATGCCGTGAAGAATGCGAATAATAAACAAAAAGGAGCCGTGATAGGAGCTACGGGAGGAGCTGTGGTTGGCGGCGTGATAGGTAATAATACCGGAGAAGGAAATACTGCTTTAGGCGCCATAATTGGTGGCGTTGTGGGTGGAACTGCCGGTGCTATTATCGGTAACAAAATGGATAAACAGGCCAAGAAAATTGAAGAAGAGATCCCCGGTGCTGAAGTCGAAAGGGTAGGTGAGGGAATAAATGTAACCTTTGATGAGAATAGCGGTGTTTATTTTGCAACCGACAAATACAATATTAACGACGCGTCTCAGCAAACGCTGAACAAACTTGCCGGTATCCTAAAAGAATATCCTAATACCAATATCCTGGTGGAAGGGCATACCGATAGTGTGGGAAGCGAAAGTTATAATCTTACGCTTTCTAAAAATCGTGCTCAGGCAGTGACCAATTATCTCGTGGATAAAGGGATAAGCGGCAGCAGGTTTACTACCAAATGGTATGGAGAGTCTCAACCAAAATATGATAACTCTACCACAGAAGGCCGCGCTAAAAACCGAAGAGTGGAAATGGCAATTATTGCCAATGAAGAAATGGTAGAAAATGCCAAACAACAGGCCTCTGAAAAAGAAGGTAACCAGAATTAA
- a CDS encoding alpha-ketoacid dehydrogenase subunit alpha/beta: MKSSLAGTIKYKPNQLSSEVLLELYNEMLKPRMIEEKMLILLRQGKISKWFSGIGQEAISIGVTMALEDDEYILPMHRNLGVFTGRKIPLEKLFAQWQGKASGFTNGRDRSFHFGTQEYKIVGMISHLGPQLGVADGIALAHKIRKEKKLCAVFSGEGGTSEGDFHEALNIASVWDLPVLFCIENNGYGLSTPVNEQYRCKDIADRGIAYGMESFIIDGNNILEVYTKILEIAGDVRENPRPVLIEFKTFRMRGHEEASGTKYVPDELMNEWAQKDPIDNYRNYLFERDILDEEKEEFFKKEITEEIENGLKVAYAESPVTFNETKELNDVFQNKEYEHFEKNSETVNIRFVDAISQALEQSMQRHENLVCMGQDIAEYGGVFKITEGFLEKFGSDRIRNTPICESGIVSTAMGLSINGMKAMVEMQFGDFVSSGFNPLVNYLAKVHYRWNQNADVVIRMPCGAGVGAGPFHSQTNEAWFAKVPGLKIIYPAFPYDAKGLLNTAINDPNPVLFFEHKGLYRSIRQEVPTNYYTLPLGKASLLKEGEDITIISYGAGVHWALECLEEINYEKADLIDLRSLQPLDEEAIIKSVSKTGKAIVLTEDSLFGSIASEIAAIISEKCFEKLDAPVMRAGSLETPIPFAGTLEKGYLGKERFREKLIELIEY, encoded by the coding sequence ATGAAGAGCTCACTTGCAGGCACTATAAAATATAAGCCCAACCAACTTTCTTCAGAAGTTTTACTGGAATTATATAACGAAATGCTAAAGCCCAGAATGATAGAAGAAAAGATGTTGATACTACTGCGGCAGGGCAAAATTTCGAAATGGTTCAGCGGTATAGGTCAGGAAGCGATTTCTATCGGAGTTACTATGGCTCTCGAAGATGACGAGTATATACTTCCCATGCATAGAAATCTTGGTGTTTTTACAGGTAGAAAAATTCCTTTGGAAAAACTTTTCGCCCAGTGGCAGGGAAAAGCCTCTGGTTTTACGAACGGCCGTGATCGCAGTTTCCATTTCGGGACACAGGAGTATAAAATAGTGGGTATGATCTCTCACCTGGGTCCTCAGCTCGGGGTTGCCGATGGCATTGCACTGGCACATAAGATCAGAAAAGAAAAGAAACTCTGCGCGGTCTTTTCAGGCGAAGGGGGAACCAGCGAAGGGGATTTTCATGAAGCTCTCAATATTGCGTCTGTATGGGATCTGCCCGTGCTTTTTTGCATTGAAAATAACGGCTATGGTCTTTCTACGCCGGTAAATGAACAATATCGCTGTAAGGATATAGCTGATCGTGGCATTGCTTATGGAATGGAGTCATTTATTATAGATGGAAATAATATCCTCGAAGTTTATACTAAGATCTTAGAAATTGCAGGAGATGTACGGGAAAATCCGAGGCCTGTTCTTATTGAATTTAAAACCTTCAGAATGCGTGGCCATGAAGAGGCCAGTGGCACCAAGTATGTGCCTGATGAACTTATGAATGAATGGGCGCAGAAAGATCCGATAGACAACTACCGAAATTATCTTTTTGAAAGGGATATTCTTGATGAGGAAAAAGAAGAATTTTTTAAAAAGGAAATTACTGAAGAAATTGAAAACGGATTGAAGGTCGCTTATGCAGAAAGTCCAGTTACCTTCAATGAAACTAAAGAGTTAAATGATGTATTCCAAAATAAAGAATATGAGCATTTTGAAAAAAATTCAGAAACTGTTAATATCAGATTTGTAGATGCCATTTCCCAGGCTCTTGAACAGTCCATGCAGCGGCATGAAAATCTTGTTTGTATGGGCCAGGATATAGCAGAGTACGGCGGAGTTTTCAAGATCACCGAAGGGTTTCTTGAAAAATTTGGCAGTGACAGGATCAGGAATACTCCCATCTGCGAATCGGGGATTGTAAGTACAGCTATGGGACTTTCGATAAACGGGATGAAAGCCATGGTAGAAATGCAGTTTGGGGATTTTGTAAGCTCTGGATTCAATCCGCTGGTGAATTATCTCGCCAAGGTTCATTATCGTTGGAATCAAAATGCCGACGTGGTCATTCGAATGCCTTGCGGGGCGGGAGTTGGGGCAGGACCCTTTCATTCCCAGACCAATGAAGCCTGGTTTGCCAAGGTTCCCGGTTTAAAAATTATTTATCCTGCTTTTCCTTACGACGCTAAAGGTTTACTCAACACGGCCATAAATGACCCCAATCCGGTGCTTTTCTTTGAACACAAAGGGCTTTACAGAAGTATAAGGCAGGAGGTCCCAACAAATTATTACACTTTGCCTTTAGGGAAAGCTTCCTTACTTAAAGAGGGAGAGGATATCACTATTATTTCCTATGGTGCCGGAGTACATTGGGCGCTGGAATGTCTCGAGGAAATAAATTATGAAAAAGCCGATCTTATTGATCTTCGAAGCCTTCAGCCTTTAGATGAAGAAGCTATTATTAAATCGGTTTCAAAAACCGGAAAGGCCATTGTATTAACCGAAGATTCCCTTTTCGGCAGTATCGCTTCAGAAATTGCCGCGATAATATCTGAAAAATGCTTTGAAAAACTTGACGCGCCGGTAATGAGAGCAGGTAGTTTGGAAACACCCATTCCTTTTGCCGGAACACTGGAGAAAGGTTATTTAGGAAAGGAAAGGTTTAGAGAAAAACTAATAGAATTAATAGAATATTAA
- a CDS encoding methyltransferase domain-containing protein gives MKEINTAVRTDAPEIMDDFELKGSELRQTLQDLNRVNKLLGGDRISIKGLKKLLSGIDKKEINIADVGCGNGAFLRHLAKWGRTHDYSFSLTGIDANPYAVEIAREQSSHFSEIKYLSIDVFEPEFRNLEFDMVICTLTLHHFKDEQLIELMNYFYDQSKIGVVINDLHRSSFAYRSFQAFCSVFINNEIARKDGLTSILRGFKRKDLENYKKFLPPAEHFISWEWAFRYLWIVKKRII, from the coding sequence ATGAAAGAGATCAATACCGCTGTGCGTACCGATGCGCCCGAGATCATGGATGATTTTGAGCTGAAAGGCAGTGAACTACGCCAAACTTTACAGGATCTTAACAGGGTAAACAAACTTTTAGGAGGGGACAGGATCAGTATCAAAGGTTTGAAAAAATTGCTGTCCGGTATTGATAAAAAGGAAATAAACATTGCCGATGTTGGTTGCGGTAATGGAGCTTTTCTTAGGCATCTCGCAAAATGGGGGCGAACGCATGATTATAGCTTTTCCCTTACGGGGATCGATGCTAATCCTTATGCTGTTGAAATTGCGCGCGAACAATCTTCGCATTTTTCAGAAATAAAGTATCTTTCTATCGATGTTTTTGAGCCTGAATTCAGAAATCTTGAATTCGATATGGTTATTTGTACGCTTACACTGCATCATTTTAAAGATGAACAATTAATAGAACTGATGAACTATTTTTACGATCAGTCAAAAATTGGTGTGGTGATCAATGACCTTCACCGCAGTAGCTTTGCTTACCGGTCTTTTCAGGCTTTCTGCAGTGTTTTTATCAATAATGAAATTGCGCGAAAAGATGGTTTAACCTCGATTTTGCGTGGTTTTAAAAGAAAAGATCTCGAAAACTATAAAAAATTTCTACCGCCTGCTGAACATTTTATTAGCTGGGAATGGGCCTTCAGGTATCTGTGGATTGTGAAAAAAAGAATTATATGA
- a CDS encoding lipocalin family protein → MKKLLIILFTAAVVTSCGTSKVAREARKTFDGNWRLTSVTYPYNNGDFNVTLFNQASASCFEGSTWDFVSNNNRGTYTINGVGCEDQTNYYIWSIDEENTPNGVYDFLLKPTNEDYKSTTGNQGFRLNLKSLSDSQMVWEQTVSLNGSPFTIRMNFTKI, encoded by the coding sequence ATGAAAAAGTTATTGATAATTCTTTTTACCGCCGCTGTGGTTACTTCCTGCGGAACCAGTAAAGTTGCAAGGGAAGCCCGTAAAACATTTGATGGAAACTGGAGACTTACAAGCGTAACTTATCCCTATAATAACGGAGATTTCAATGTTACCCTTTTCAACCAGGCTTCTGCTTCCTGTTTTGAAGGCAGCACCTGGGATTTCGTTTCCAATAATAATAGGGGAACTTATACAATAAACGGTGTTGGTTGTGAGGATCAGACGAATTATTATATATGGTCTATAGATGAAGAGAATACCCCAAACGGAGTATATGATTTTCTTCTGAAACCAACCAATGAAGATTATAAATCTACTACCGGAAATCAGGGTTTTCGATTGAATTTGAAGAGTTTGAGTGACAGCCAAATGGTATGGGAGCAAACCGTGAGCCTCAATGGATCTCCTTTTACCATAAGAATGAATTTTACAAAAATTTAA
- a CDS encoding nucleoside phosphorylase, whose product MTILASELILNPDGSIYHLGIKPEDLADTVIVVGDPGRVPTISRHFNKIEIKKNKREFCTHTGFYKSKRITVMSTGMGTDNIDIAFTELDALKNINFSTRRIKEEQSSLEIIRIGTTGSLQKNIPVDSFVASEYGLGLDGLMHFYNSEHIFEKEIADEFVRQTGWSTKKAYPYVVKGDGSLLEKFMSPEVNKGLTATNCGFYGPQGRVLRLGIPDPDMNDKIAAFSFQNKVVTNFEMETSAIYGMSKLLGHRALSMNAVIANRATGNFSSDPKKVVANLVNYCLEKLAS is encoded by the coding sequence ATGACAATACTGGCTTCAGAGCTTATACTCAATCCCGATGGCTCTATTTATCACCTTGGAATAAAACCCGAAGATCTTGCTGATACGGTTATTGTAGTGGGAGATCCGGGACGTGTTCCTACTATTTCACGGCATTTTAATAAAATCGAAATCAAAAAGAACAAACGTGAATTTTGTACCCATACCGGATTTTATAAATCTAAACGTATTACCGTGATGTCAACGGGTATGGGTACAGATAATATTGATATAGCCTTTACGGAACTTGACGCGCTAAAAAACATCAATTTTTCTACAAGAAGGATTAAGGAAGAACAAAGTAGCCTTGAAATAATAAGGATTGGAACTACGGGCTCCCTTCAGAAAAATATCCCGGTAGATTCTTTTGTAGCCAGTGAATATGGTCTTGGCCTTGATGGTTTGATGCATTTTTACAACAGCGAGCATATTTTTGAAAAGGAAATAGCAGATGAATTTGTCAGGCAAACCGGATGGTCTACTAAAAAGGCATATCCTTATGTGGTAAAAGGAGATGGTTCTTTACTTGAAAAATTCATGAGTCCTGAAGTAAATAAGGGTCTCACGGCAACCAACTGCGGATTTTACGGTCCGCAGGGACGGGTTTTAAGACTGGGAATTCCCGATCCTGATATGAACGATAAAATTGCAGCTTTCAGCTTTCAGAATAAAGTAGTGACTAATTTTGAGATGGAGACGTCAGCTATCTACGGAATGTCGAAATTACTCGGGCATAGAGCCTTATCTATGAATGCCGTGATCGCAAACCGGGCAACCGGAAATTTCTCTTCAGATCCGAAGAAAGTAGTGGCTAATCTGGTAAACTACTGCCTGGAAAAGCTTGCCTCCTAA
- a CDS encoding isopenicillin N synthase family dioxygenase gives MKNIPSVDLADFVANDPKRKEKFVNEIGKAYEEIGFVALKNHFLSDELVEELYKEVKAFFDLPIETKQKYEIEGLAGQRGYISFGKEHAKGKKEGDLKEFWHFGQEPSEDANLTEEYPENVQVEELKDFNHVGMEAYRMLEKTGIYVLRALAIYIGLEEHYFDPWVSNGNSILRPIHYPPIQEEPKGAVRAGEHGDINLITLLMGASTGGLQVLRKDGVWIDAIPQEDELVINVGDMLERHTNNKLRSTIHRVVNPPKEEWGNPRYSIPFFMHPRSDMRLDCLEECIDEDHPKQYEDITAGEFLNQRLIEIGLAKK, from the coding sequence ATGAAAAATATTCCCAGCGTTGATCTGGCCGACTTCGTGGCGAATGATCCCAAACGCAAAGAAAAATTCGTTAACGAGATTGGTAAGGCATATGAAGAAATAGGTTTTGTAGCTCTAAAAAACCACTTTCTCAGTGATGAACTGGTTGAAGAACTCTATAAGGAAGTAAAAGCTTTTTTCGACCTTCCCATAGAAACCAAACAGAAATATGAAATTGAAGGCCTGGCCGGGCAAAGAGGATATATTTCCTTCGGAAAAGAACATGCCAAAGGAAAAAAAGAAGGTGACCTTAAGGAATTCTGGCATTTTGGACAGGAACCTTCTGAAGATGCCAACCTTACCGAAGAATATCCTGAAAATGTTCAGGTAGAAGAGCTTAAAGATTTTAATCATGTGGGCATGGAAGCATACCGGATGCTTGAAAAGACCGGAATTTATGTTCTAAGGGCGCTGGCTATTTACATTGGCCTTGAAGAACATTACTTTGATCCCTGGGTTAGCAATGGCAACAGTATTCTAAGGCCTATACATTACCCTCCCATACAAGAAGAACCAAAAGGAGCCGTTAGAGCGGGTGAACATGGAGATATAAATCTTATCACCTTGCTTATGGGAGCTTCAACAGGAGGTTTACAGGTGCTTCGCAAAGACGGTGTTTGGATAGATGCCATTCCACAGGAAGATGAACTGGTGATTAATGTAGGGGATATGCTGGAAAGACATACCAATAATAAACTGCGATCTACCATTCACCGTGTGGTAAATCCGCCGAAGGAAGAATGGGGCAACCCAAGGTATTCCATTCCGTTCTTTATGCATCCGCGAAGCGATATGAGGCTTGATTGCCTGGAAGAATGTATCGATGAAGATCATCCAAAACAATATGAAGACATTACAGCGGGTGAATTTTTGAATCAGCGCCTTATTGAAATAGGCCTGGCTAAAAAATAA
- a CDS encoding DUF1328 family protein codes for MVRLIIIFLIIAIIAAIFGFGGIAEGAADIAKIIFYIFLVLLVISLLSRLFRR; via the coding sequence ATGGTACGTTTAATCATTATTTTCCTGATTATTGCGATCATTGCCGCTATTTTCGGATTCGGTGGAATTGCAGAAGGAGCAGCCGACATTGCCAAGATCATATTCTATATTTTCCTGGTGTTATTAGTAATTTCCTTACTAAGTAGGTTATTCAGAAGATAA